A genomic stretch from Solanum stenotomum isolate F172 chromosome 8, ASM1918654v1, whole genome shotgun sequence includes:
- the LOC125874341 gene encoding uncharacterized protein LOC125874341 produces the protein MDTKKDLWDYTKEKYIIPEAAKDWALVTIREAWRRHRRDLKINYYDPYDNDEIRMAKKPGHIPKCQYRELLKYWKSEKFKKMSETNTKNRKKLMNPHTAGKKSFALIRSKLEKEKESVSAKELFVVTRTRKPDRLYKASNENTTSKIEMQERMQKMEKQMEEQRRTMRQEVIADVVAQLQHAGLIDPNILAALSVPSPREATSAQTAEQGDDI, from the exons ATGGATACTAAAAAGGATTTATGGGATTATACTAAG GAGAAATACATTATTCCTGAAGCTGCAAAAGATTGGGCTTTGGTAACAATTCGAGAGGCTTGGAGAAGGCATAGACGTGACTTGAAGATAAATTATTACGATCCATATGACAATGATGAAATTCGAATGGCAAAAAAGCCCGGTCATATTCCAAAATGTCAGTATAGAGAGCTCCTTAAATATTGGAAGTCTGAGAAATTCAAG AAAATGTCTGAAACAAATACTAAGAACCGAAAAAAGCTGATGAATCCACACACAGCAGGCAAAAAGAGTTTTGCTTTAATCCGCAGTAAATTG gaaaaagaaaaggaatctGTATCTGCTAAGGAGCTCTTTGTGGTCACAAGAACAAGAAAACCTGATCGTTTGTACAAGGCATCAAATGAGAACACAACTAGTAAAATTG AAATGCAAGAAAGGATGCAAAAAATGGAGAAACAAATGGAGGAACAAAGGAGAACTATGCGACAAGAAGTTATTGCTGATGTAGTTGCACAACTTCAGCATGCAGGATTAATTGATCCTAACATACTAGCAGCATTGTCCGTTCCTTCACCAAGAGAAGCTACTTCTGCTCAAACAGCTGAGCAAG GTGATGATATCTAA
- the LOC125873841 gene encoding uncharacterized protein LOC125873841: protein MVEEDPQEFIDEVYKVSMVMGVTSVEKSELAAYQHRGFAQVWFNKLMEERTVDAGPFDREKIKVAFLDRSTDEYIHGVNDFLDKAFERASQGDEILCPCKKCFNRYWHCRNVVEDHLICHGFVHGYTKWVFHGEGFSSRNTPHPTNDDETFDREDGIDKLLQDTFRNVADDLRHGGVREGLSEDAKRFFILVEEGKQELYPGRKNFSKLNFTIRLYLFKCIHKLSNVAFSDLLDLIKEAFPFAQIPESFYKAKKVIKDLGLHYKKIHACTNDCMLFWNDTAKLDKCSVCGSSRWKNVRDDLTNKVTKIPAKVLRHPADGEAWKDFDSLHPDFASDARNVRLGLSSDGFNPFQTMSISHSTWPVMLMNYNLPPWICMKSEYIKLSMIIPGPSSPGNDIDVYLQSLIAELKELWEVGVETYDVVTNQTFIMRAALLWTISDFPALAMLSGWSTKGKWACPTCNHNTCSQYLKYCRKMCYLGHRAFLPHDHPYRRDKKSFNGKEEHKVAPTPLSGVPVLEELREFNNVFGKSQKKRK from the exons atgGTTgaagaagatcctcaagagttcattgatgaggtgtataaggtttCGATGGTCATGGGAGTGACTTCAGTGGAAAAGTCGGAATTGGCTGCTTATCAACATAGGGGTtttgctcaagtttggttcaacaAATTGATGGAAGAGAGAACGGTTGATGCAGGTCCTTTTGATAGGGAAAAAATTAAGGTTGCTTTCCtcgatag ATCCACCGATGAGTATATCCATGGAGTTAATGACTTTCTAGATAAGGCATTTGAACGAGCATCCCAAGGAGATGAAATATTATGTCCTTGTAAGAAGTGCTTTAATCGTTATTGGCATTGTCGAAATGTGGTGGAGGATCACTTGATTTGTCATGGGTTTGTTCATGGATACACCAAATGGGTTTTCCATGGAGAAGGGTTTTCCTCAAGAAATACGCCACATCCAACCAATGATGATGAAACTTTCGACAGAGAAGACGGTATTGATAAACTACTTCAAGATACTTTTAGAAATGTAGCAGATGACCTAAGGCATGGAGGAGTAAGAGAGGGACTATCTGAAGATGCAAAGAGATTCTTCATATTAGTGGAAGAAGGGAAACAAGAGTTGTATCCGGGGCGTAAGAACTTTTCTAAGTTGAATTTCACCATTCGGTtatacttgtttaaatgtatTCACAAGTTGAGTAATGTAGCCTTTTCAGATTTGTTAGACTTGATAAAAGAGGCATTTCCCTTTGCTCAGATACCCGAGTCTTTCTACAAGGCAAAAAAGGTGATAAAAGATTTGGGTcttcattataaaaaaattcatgcatGTACTAATGACTGCATGTTATTCTGGAATGACACTGCAAAGTTAGACAAGTGCTCAGTGTGTGGATCTTCTAGATGGAAGAATGTTCGTGATGACTTGACTAATAAGGTCACTAAAATTCCAGCAAAGGTTTTAAG ACATCCTGCCGATGGGGAAGCTTGGAAGGATTTTGATTCCTTGCACCCTGACTTTGCTAGTGATGCTCGTAATGTTAGATTGGGTCTTTCAAGCGATGGTTTTAATCCATTCCAAACTATGAGCATTTCCCATAGCACATGGCCGGTTATGTTGATGAATTATAACTTACCACCATGGATTTGCATGAAGTCGGAGTATATAAAGTTGTCAATGATTATTCCAGGTCCATCGTCTCCTGGAAATGATATAGATGTATACTTACAATCACTGATTGCAGAGTTGAAGGAACTATGGGAAGTGGGAGTGGAAACATATGATGTTGTAACAAATCAAACATTTATAATGCGTGCAGCTTTATTGTGGACAATTAGTGATTTTCCAGCATTGGCAATGCTTTCCGGATGGAGTACCAAGGGGAAATGGGCATGCCCCACTTGTAATCATAATACTTGTTCCCAATATCTCAAATATTGTCGTAAGATGTGTTATTTGGGTCATCGAGCATTTTTACCTCATGATCATCCATATAGAAGAGATAAAAAATCCTTTAATGGTAAAGAGGAGCATAAAGTTGCACCTACTCCCTTATCAGGCGTACCAGTTCTTGAAGAACTTCGTGAATTCAATAATGTTTTTGGAAAGagccaaaagaaaagaaaatga